In the genome of Mastomys coucha isolate ucsf_1 unplaced genomic scaffold, UCSF_Mcou_1 pScaffold21, whole genome shotgun sequence, the window GGCcactaggcagaggcaggcagcaagCGAGAGGGCACAGATGACGAAGAGAGAGTCGCTCACCAGGACACGTACCAGCAGAAGGACCCAGGGCTGTGCCTGGCGCTGGCGAGACAGCACTGCACACAGTACATTCACCAGCAAAAAGAGCAGTGAAGCACCCACGAAGGCCCCTCGGACAGCCAGCCTGCGGCCCACAGCAAAGTCAGCCCCAGACCGTACATCTCCTTGGCCCTTACCAACAACCCTGACTCCTCAGGAGACCCCAGGGTCAATTAGAACTCAGGTGGTCAAATCCAAACTCTGCTCATCTAGTTTtgcatgaggaaactgaggctcagagaggggagGAGATTGAAAGCTATGGCATCATAGGAGCACCAGGTCAAACATCTGGACAGGAGTGCTGGAGGGGCCTCAtttcagctgtgtgaccttgaacgTGTTGCTTTGTCtaactgggcctcagtttcttcatctctcAAATGAGGATACGGATAGCACCTCAGGTGAGATGTGCAAAGACGCTTGCGAAACATCTTTATAAACTGGAAGGCACTGTGTAAGGATGGGTGTTGCAGCCAAGGTCACTAAAAGTGCAGCAAGACTTCATGCATCCCATGGATTGGAGCCTCCATCTTTCTCCACTACAGATGAGGTTGATGTTCTCTCTCCCCTGACACTAGCATGGTAGTCTGTACCGGGTGCTTTATGCTCTTCAAGCTCTATCACAAATATTTCTGAGGTTCGTCTTGTCTCAGCCCTGCTGGGTAGGCTTCCTCCCTGCCACTGACCCATTAACATCTCCAGTACTTACAAGCCTCGGCTCATCTCTGGCCGACGCTTCGCCTTGGCCTTGAACACCACCTGGGAGCAGAGATACCCATCACTCCTTTGGCCCCTTGGGATTGCCCTCCTACTCCCACCACACCAGTTCCCGTGGTTACCTGCGCAAAGTAGAGGTTCATAAGCGTCAGTGTGAAGAACTGCAGGCAGACAGGGCAGCAATAGAGAAGCCAAAAAGGCAAGGGCCCCAGGCGGTTGGCCCTGGGGGTATCTCGGAAGTAGAAGGAGAAGAGTGTGGTCCGCAGGGCTGCCCAGAGCAGACAGAGCGCCAGGAATACCGTCTGATAGCTTAGGCGCTTGTGCCCATACAGAAGCACCAGCCAGAGCTGGGCATAGACAGAGAAGAAGAGCAGAGCGTACAGGGCAGTATAGGCAGCGGTCAGCCCCAGGGTCACTGTAGGTGGCAGTGCAGGTACCAGCCCAGCTGCAGGCACCAAACCAGACAGGTTACTCTCCATGTCAAGGAGGGAGGCCTGAAACCCGTTGACAGAGATAGGGGACTGGCCAGAAGCCAGGGAAATAAATACGGAGGGGTGGGAACTGCAATGGGTGGTGAGACCTGggaactctggaaaaaaaaaaaaagaagttggggcTGTCAGGCCTTTCCTCCTCAGtagagacgggggtgggggtgggggtgggcacgGGTAACCTGGGCCCTGGGCCTTGTCCCCGTCACTCTGGAGTGTATAAAGGGTAGTCTTTCATACCCAGGGCAAATGAAATGGGGGTTGGGGTGTCCCTCCCTGGGCCAGCCCCAGAGCCAAGATGCGAGGATGCAGTGGCACAGAGTCCCTGGCCTTGGTCGCTCGTGTCCGGCTGGCAGGAGGGGGAGAGCCGGCCGATGCCCGTCAGCTTAGGGCAGCGGCCGCTGCGGGGGCGCCCACCGCCCcgctctccccctcccc includes:
- the Gpr137 gene encoding integral membrane protein GPR137, yielding MESNLSGLVPAAGLVPALPPTVTLGLTAAYTALYALLFFSVYAQLWLVLLYGHKRLSYQTVFLALCLLWAALRTTLFSFYFRDTPRANRLGPLPFWLLYCCPVCLQFFTLTLMNLYFAQVVFKAKAKRRPEMSRGLLAVRGAFVGASLLFLLVNVLCAVLSRQRQAQPWVLLLVRVLVSDSLFVICALSLAACLCLVARRAPSTSIYLEAKGTSVCQAAAIGGAMVLLYASRACYNLAALALAPRSRLDAFDYDWYNVSDQADLVNDLGNKGYLVFGLILFIWELLPTTLLVGFFRVHRPPQDLSTSRILNGQVFGSRSYFFDRAGHCEDEGYSWEHSRSESTSMSGSLGSGSWYGAIGREPGWGGASQTRTTPLLFSQVPGPGSHHHSLYSTPQT